The Bemisia tabaci chromosome 5, PGI_BMITA_v3 genome includes a window with the following:
- the LOC109032030 gene encoding suppressor APC domain-containing protein 2 encodes MPPTFSQNSAVDGLPKQFVIAMRTLFDIMDDKHVGYVKFSEIERRWQDDGTKGLPPGVLESLRKVTPVNGLLTFERFCAGLKICLLKNQVEGRNQQHDLNHMSKLNRPPSAPILDLDSNKLKWESSSSANLAPSVFPTQRTSSMPQLPGEPPIGIPIIKPPLYGPPKPPRTAVGLERGMQLAGTTDRAMDKAEIRTVLQNWQLGLMMNEEDKRLDYNARTRSVGDGKPTTLPAEVPITSQQHKKQSGRRKEPRRHTLQNGIDYNMLKRMKQIEQERDVLMQGLRAVEQARDWYLKQIVAVQEKMKYLGREQWSEAQQERIELQTARVLEVNRHLAALTDGSGLPIHMNLAYPATPHLLNRLKHQNNLLNEEVTQKSERITLLEREKASLIRELFQVRSQSRRSDVPSDQVGFM; translated from the exons ATGCCAccaacattttctcaaaactctgCCGTTGATGGTTTGCCCAAGCAGTTTGTCATCGCTATGCGCACCCTCTTTGATATCATGGACGATAAACATGTTGGCTAcgtcaaattttcag AGATTGAACGAAGATGGCAAGATGATGGGACAAAAGGCTTACCTCCAGGTGTGTTAGAAAGTCTAAGAAAAGTCACTCCTGTAAATGGTCTTCTGACTTTTGAGAGGTTTTGCGCTGGCTTAAAAATATGCCTTCTGAAGAACCAGGTTGAAGGCAGGAATCAACAACACGACCTGAATCATATGTCAAAATTGAACCGACCTCCGTCAGCACCTATTCTTGACTTAGATAGCaacaaattaaaatgggagTCTTCAAGCTCTGCAAATCTTGCACCTAGTGTTTTTCCTACACAGCGAACATCAAGTATGCCTCAGCTGCCCGGTGAACCTCCCATTGGTATCCCTATTATCAAACCGCCATTGTACGGCCCGCCAAAACCACCAAGAACGGCAGTAGGATTAGAAAGAGGAATGCAGCTTGCCGGAACTACTGACAGAGCAATGGATAAAGCTGAAATTAGAACTGTATTACAAAATTGGCAACTGGGACTAATGATGAATGAGGAAGATAAAAGACTTGATTATAATGCTCGAACACGAAGTGTTGGAGATGGAAAACCAACCA CCTTACCAGCTGAAGTGCCAATCACGTCTCAACAGCACAAGAAACAAAGTGGAAGACGGAAAGAGCCACGCAGACATACTCTTCAGAATGGAATAGATTACAATATG TTGAAACGTATGAAGCAGATAGAGCAAGAAAGAGACGTGTTGATGCAAGGCTTACGAGCTGTAGAGCAAGCTCGTGACTGGTATTTGAAACAAATTGTTGCAGTCCAAGAAAAGATGAAATACCTTGGTCGA GAGCAGTGGAGCGAAGCTCAACAAGAACGAATTGAGCTGCAAACAGCACGCGTCTTAGAAGTGAATAGGCACTTGGCAGCGCTAACAGATGGATCAGGGCTCCCAATTCATATGAATTTAGCTTATCCTGCCACACCACATCTGCTCAATCGgctcaagcatcaaaacaactTGTTAAACGAG GAAGTAACTCAGAAAAGTGAGCGTATTACTCTTTTAGAAAGGGAGAAAGCATCATTAATTCGAGAACTTTTTCAAGTGCGGAGTCAATCTAGAAGAAGTGATGTTCCATCTGATCAGGTTGGAtttatgtaa